The following proteins are co-located in the Anoplopoma fimbria isolate UVic2021 breed Golden Eagle Sablefish chromosome 18, Afim_UVic_2022, whole genome shotgun sequence genome:
- the fkbp1b gene encoding peptidyl-prolyl cis-trans isomerase FKBP1B, whose protein sequence is MGVEVETISPGDGRTFPKKGQACVVHYIGMLQNGKKFDSSRDRNKPFKFKIGRSEVIKGWEEGVGQMSLGQRAKITCTPDMAYGVTGHPGVIPPNATLIFDVELLKLE, encoded by the exons ATGGGCGTGGAGGTCGAGACAATATCCCCCGGTGATG GAAGAACATTTCCAAAGAAGGGCCAGGCATGTGTTGTGCATTACATAG GTATGCTGCAGAATGGGAAGAAGTTCGACTCCTCCCGAGACAGGAACAAGCCATTTAAGTTCAAGATTGGACGGAGTGAGGTCATTAAGGGCTGGGAGGAAGGAGTAGGACAG ATGAGCCTGGGCCAGAGGGCAAAAATCACCTGCACACCAGATATGGCTTATGGAGTAACAGGCCACCCCGGGGTCATCCCCCCGAACGCCACGCTCATATTCGACGTGGAACTGCTGAAGCTGGAGTGA